AATTGATTTTAATTGACTTTGGGGCAGTTAAACAAATTACTACCCAAGTGATTACACCTGAAGGACAAACTAAATCTACTGTTGCCATTGGCACCCCTGGATATATTCCTGGCGAACAAGCTCATGGTACACCTAAATTTAGCAGCGATATCTATGCTGTGGGGATAATTGCAATTCAAGCTTTGACTGGAATATACCCCGACCAACTAGAAAAAGATGCCGAAACTAATGAAATTAACTGGCAAAATCAAACCACAGTATCACCAGAATTTACACAATTTCTAGATAAAATGGTGTGTTATGATTTTCGACAACGTTATTCTTCCGCAACTGCTGCATTACAAGCACTGAAAGAGTTAACCCAGCCAGCATCCGGTACTATAGCTTTAAGTCCTGCTTTGCAGCCAAAAAATCTCCAAGGCGGTAAACATAAAAAAGGACTGTTGCTGAAGTTATTATTAGCGATATTTTTAATTGGAACAACTGGAGTAGCATCTATATTTGTTGTTCAACATATTAATGCCAATAATGCAACAGAATTGCATAAACAAGCCAATACACTTTTTGAACTGCAACGCTATCAAGACGCGCTAGTAGCTTATCAAGAAGCAGTTAATATTAGACCAGATTATGCTCAAGGATGGAATGGTCAAGGTAAAGCCTTATCTGCATTAAAAAGATATAAAGAAGCACTAGCAGCATATGACAAAGCAATTCAAATTCAGCCAGATTATCTAGAAGCTTGGAATGGGAGAGGTTTTGCTCTGCAAAACTTACAGCGATATCCAGAAGCGATCGCCTCTTTTGACAAAGCCTTACAACTAGATGACGATTACCCAGAAATCTGGTATGCCAAAGCAGAAATTTTTACTAGTTTAAAGCAGTATGATGATGCAATGAAATCTTATGATAAAGCCATAGAATTTAAACCAGATTATTATCAAGCTTGGTATGAAAAAGGTTTAGCCCTGCAAAATTTAAAACAATATGAATCAGCGATCGCAGCATATGATAAAGCTATAGAAATCAAACCAGACTATGAACAAGCATGGTATAATCGTGGTAATGCCTTAGTAAATTTAAATCGCTATTTAGATGCTTTTACAGCATATGATAAAGCAGTACAATACAAAGTAGATTATTACCAAGGTTGGATGTCTAGAGGAAATGTCCTCAGCATCTTGCGACGTTATCCAGAAGCAATTGAATCATTTAATCAAGTAATTAAATATAATCCCAACAACTATCAAGCTTGGTATAATCGGGGTTGGGCGCTGCATCAAAACCAAAATTATCAAGAAGCAGTGCAATCTTATACTAAAGCAGGAACCATTCAGCCAAAAAATTATCAAGTTTGGTATAGTATGGGAAATTCCCAATACAATTTACAGAAATATGAAGCAGCGATCGCAGCATATAATAAAGCAATTCGTTATCAACCAAACTCTTACGAAACTTGGTATAGTAGAGGCAATGCGCTATTAAATTTAAAACGGTATAAAGACGCGATCGCTTCTTATGACCAAGCAATTAAATATAACCCGAATTACCAACAAGCAATCAACGCCCGCAATCAAGCCCAAATTCAACTACAAAGCGAACAAACCAAGCCGATAATCGTACCAATATTACCAAAACCTAATACTACTATTAATCCAACACCAGCAAATCCAGAACGCTGAGAGGATGTTTAAAAAGTCGTTTTGAATACTCAAATTTTGGCTTTAGGGGAGTAGGGTAAAACGAAAAATCTGATGGAAAACCTAGCTATAGCGGTTCTCAGTTGTGTGAAGTACATTTTTTGACCTCACCCCCAACCCCTCTCCTTACCAAGGAGAGGGGAGTGTTTGCGCGCTTCAAATACGGGGTGAAGTTGCGACTGTATTGCAACGAAGTGAGAACCGCTATAGTAGGGTGCGTTATGGACGTTAGTTCTAATGCACCGAAAAACAGTGATGGTGCGTTGCACTACGCAACAACGCTATATATTCACTAAGATGATGTTTGAAAAGTATCATTGCTAACATCAAAATCTTAAAAACCTAACCCCCCAAGCCCCCCTGACCCTAATCCCCATGAAATTCGGGTTAAACCCGAATTTCATGGGGGCCCCGAGTTCCCTACGAGGGAATGGGGGTTTCAAAGCCTCTCTCCGTTTCGGGGAGAGGTTTGGAGAGGGGTTCTTAGTATATTTTTCGACTTTTCAAA
Above is a window of Nostoc sp. UHCC 0702 DNA encoding:
- a CDS encoding tetratricopeptide repeat protein, yielding MLGNTLVGRYQIISHLGGGGFGETFVASDTHLPGSPQCVVKKLKPQASDPVTLETARRLFDTEAQVLYKLGIHDRIPQLLAYFEENAEFYLVQEFIEGHDLSTELVSGKTLSQIEVILLLQEILEILEFVHEQKVIHRDINPRNILRRQQDGKLILIDFGAVKQITTQVITPEGQTKSTVAIGTPGYIPGEQAHGTPKFSSDIYAVGIIAIQALTGIYPDQLEKDAETNEINWQNQTTVSPEFTQFLDKMVCYDFRQRYSSATAALQALKELTQPASGTIALSPALQPKNLQGGKHKKGLLLKLLLAIFLIGTTGVASIFVVQHINANNATELHKQANTLFELQRYQDALVAYQEAVNIRPDYAQGWNGQGKALSALKRYKEALAAYDKAIQIQPDYLEAWNGRGFALQNLQRYPEAIASFDKALQLDDDYPEIWYAKAEIFTSLKQYDDAMKSYDKAIEFKPDYYQAWYEKGLALQNLKQYESAIAAYDKAIEIKPDYEQAWYNRGNALVNLNRYLDAFTAYDKAVQYKVDYYQGWMSRGNVLSILRRYPEAIESFNQVIKYNPNNYQAWYNRGWALHQNQNYQEAVQSYTKAGTIQPKNYQVWYSMGNSQYNLQKYEAAIAAYNKAIRYQPNSYETWYSRGNALLNLKRYKDAIASYDQAIKYNPNYQQAINARNQAQIQLQSEQTKPIIVPILPKPNTTINPTPANPER